The proteins below are encoded in one region of Aequorivita iocasae:
- a CDS encoding T9SS-dependent choice-of-anchor J family protein: MKKFTLLILAFCGVLSTTEAQFIQPSPSAYGARSAGVENQQQPRASLEELLARLQSNGNKTGLDSQHFTQREREILGAHFRDQNQGNRSPQATLLEEGFDDITTLPGAGYSLINVSDAPGLTDWFQGNDLVFPAHAGGPTSYIGANFNNTAGSVINNFLITPVLSLENGDEITFWTRTTTASTFPDRLEVRIDPDGSNVDPSGPSSVGSYTELLLEINPTLVTGVYPDVWTEFTVTVSGLAGPTDTRVAFRYWVTDAGPAGNNSDYIGIDSLTIEEGAGGGGGDPTVYAANLRASCGLDFGTFPLPGPYNLTPIAPNSSSIYGGDFDGTGTLYAFNGTTSTLLTLDPGTGAETIVGPITGLLPAETLRGMAWNEADGSMYILAGQGEVGSIYTIDLTTAAATLVGSSTITGWLPIWLAIDNNGNAFMADIGLDSLYSVDLTTGTATLIGALGININFAQDADFDPDSNTLYMAAYVGGGVNFFASVDTTTGVATTLGSVNSDCAELGLVAIQGTGGGGGGCSIVSDCNLTDVTPDDSTSSEIWDRPFADGTCCSGLGPVSYDVYGPFTVDVTGLYTIDSDQDGGAWDGFIFLYENCFDPLDPTTNFVAADDDGPGGVGTSQILDVNLTAGTEYYFITTGFAAGDFGAFTTTITGVGTASCGGPVVTYDDCAGAIDLSCGDSVVGETLTATDSGGNAAPDVFYKFTGDGSAQLVTISLCAATDYDSVLRVFDDCDLANELAFNDDSCGLQSELTFTSDGTSTYYIMVEGFGSNSGNFSLDVTCAEPLPNDDCSGAIALSCGDSVAGTTDGATVDNGVAPDCGTAVTSPGVWYSLDDNSGLPGTITLSLCNGTDYDSKISVYTGDCGAPPLTCVDGNDDSCGLQSEITFNSDGNTSYLILVHGFGGATGNFTLDVTCTPTPPPNDMIVNSIDVDEVGFPYTDPSVAMPAATTENGNPAGCDLTGANGVWYNFVSAGDGTANATIVTPGGASSVTFYTAPNENASETDLTLVGQQSNQCGPGTSASIFTLAGQAYYVFVLNSGAVTDIVIDGTNLGVSDNAISGFSYYPNPAQGVLNLKSVDNIEQVSLYNLLGQRVMDSQVGAAEASLDVSGLSTGTYLMKVTVNGQVGTYKVLKQ; encoded by the coding sequence ATGAAAAAATTTACACTATTAATTTTAGCTTTCTGTGGTGTTTTATCCACGACGGAAGCACAATTTATTCAACCCAGTCCTTCTGCCTATGGAGCACGAAGCGCAGGTGTTGAAAACCAACAACAGCCAAGAGCTTCCTTAGAAGAACTTTTGGCACGTCTTCAAAGCAATGGGAATAAAACTGGATTGGATTCCCAGCATTTTACACAAAGGGAGAGAGAGATTTTAGGAGCTCATTTTAGAGATCAAAATCAAGGGAATAGATCACCGCAAGCAACACTTTTAGAAGAAGGGTTTGATGACATAACCACCTTACCAGGAGCTGGGTATAGTCTAATAAACGTTAGTGATGCCCCTGGATTGACCGATTGGTTTCAAGGAAATGATCTAGTGTTTCCAGCACACGCTGGGGGACCCACATCATACATTGGTGCTAATTTCAATAACACAGCCGGAAGCGTTATTAACAATTTCTTGATAACCCCTGTGCTTTCGTTGGAAAATGGTGATGAAATTACCTTCTGGACCCGCACCACTACGGCCAGTACTTTTCCAGATAGATTGGAAGTGAGAATAGACCCAGACGGTTCTAATGTTGATCCATCTGGCCCTTCTAGCGTAGGTTCTTATACAGAATTATTGTTAGAGATCAATCCTACCTTGGTAACAGGGGTTTATCCAGATGTATGGACTGAATTTACCGTAACTGTTTCCGGACTTGCTGGGCCAACTGACACAAGAGTAGCTTTCAGATATTGGGTTACAGACGCAGGACCTGCTGGAAATAATTCAGATTATATTGGTATTGATTCATTAACGATTGAAGAAGGCGCTGGCGGTGGCGGTGGCGACCCCACCGTATATGCGGCTAACCTTAGAGCATCATGTGGACTTGACTTTGGAACATTCCCTCTGCCTGGTCCTTATAATCTTACACCTATTGCACCAAATAGTAGTTCTATTTATGGAGGCGATTTTGACGGGACAGGAACATTATATGCTTTTAACGGTACAACCTCAACCCTGTTGACTTTAGATCCAGGTACTGGAGCCGAAACTATAGTAGGTCCTATTACCGGATTACTTCCCGCTGAAACTCTAAGAGGAATGGCTTGGAATGAAGCTGATGGATCTATGTATATATTAGCAGGACAAGGTGAAGTAGGTTCTATTTACACCATTGATCTTACTACTGCCGCAGCAACACTTGTGGGAAGCAGCACCATTACTGGGTGGCTACCTATCTGGTTGGCGATTGACAATAATGGAAATGCATTTATGGCAGATATAGGGCTAGATAGTCTTTATTCAGTAGATTTAACTACTGGTACTGCAACATTAATAGGTGCATTGGGAATCAATATCAATTTTGCACAAGATGCAGATTTTGATCCAGATTCAAATACCCTATACATGGCAGCTTACGTTGGTGGTGGAGTAAACTTTTTTGCCTCTGTCGATACCACAACTGGAGTAGCTACAACATTGGGCTCTGTAAATTCTGACTGTGCTGAATTGGGATTGGTTGCAATCCAAGGTACAGGTGGAGGTGGAGGTGGTTGCTCTATTGTGAGTGACTGTAACTTAACTGATGTAACCCCTGATGATTCAACTAGTTCAGAAATTTGGGATAGACCTTTTGCTGATGGTACTTGCTGTTCAGGATTAGGCCCGGTTTCTTATGATGTGTATGGCCCATTTACAGTAGATGTAACAGGACTTTACACAATTGATAGTGATCAAGATGGTGGCGCTTGGGATGGTTTTATATTTTTATATGAAAATTGTTTTGATCCTTTAGATCCAACTACAAATTTTGTAGCTGCTGACGATGATGGACCGGGTGGAGTTGGAACTTCACAAATTTTGGATGTTAACCTTACCGCTGGTACTGAATATTATTTTATTACTACAGGTTTTGCTGCTGGAGATTTCGGTGCTTTTACCACTACTATTACTGGAGTAGGTACGGCTTCTTGCGGTGGTCCTGTAGTAACTTATGACGATTGTGCAGGTGCTATTGATCTTTCCTGCGGGGATAGCGTAGTAGGCGAGACGCTAACGGCCACGGATTCTGGCGGGAACGCCGCTCCTGACGTTTTCTACAAGTTCACCGGTGACGGTTCTGCGCAGTTGGTTACCATTTCGCTTTGCGCTGCCACGGATTATGATTCTGTGCTCCGTGTTTTCGACGACTGCGACCTTGCCAACGAGCTTGCCTTTAACGATGACTCTTGCGGGCTTCAGAGCGAGCTTACCTTTACCTCAGACGGGACCTCGACATATTACATTATGGTTGAGGGCTTCGGCAGCAACTCGGGCAACTTCAGCCTTGACGTCACCTGTGCCGAGCCGTTGCCTAATGACGACTGCAGCGGCGCGATAGCCTTGAGCTGTGGCGATTCAGTGGCCGGTACCACCGATGGCGCTACCGTCGACAACGGCGTGGCCCCTGATTGCGGCACAGCGGTTACCTCCCCCGGGGTATGGTACAGTCTTGACGACAACAGTGGCCTTCCCGGGACCATTACGCTCTCGCTTTGCAACGGTACGGATTACGATTCCAAGATATCTGTGTATACGGGCGACTGCGGCGCGCCGCCGCTTACCTGCGTTGACGGGAACGATGACTCTTGTGGCCTTCAGAGCGAGATTACCTTCAATAGTGACGGCAACACGAGCTACCTGATCCTGGTGCACGGCTTTGGCGGGGCTACGGGCAATTTCACCCTTGATGTTACCTGTACCCCAACCCCTCCTCCCAACGATATGATCGTGAACTCTATTGACGTTGACGAGGTAGGCTTCCCTTATACGGATCCCTCTGTGGCAATGCCTGCCGCCACTACGGAGAACGGCAATCCTGCGGGTTGCGACCTTACTGGGGCAAATGGGGTTTGGTATAACTTTGTGTCTGCCGGCGACGGTACGGCCAATGCGACGATCGTGACCCCTGGCGGTGCCAGTTCGGTTACTTTCTATACGGCTCCCAACGAGAATGCCTCGGAAACGGACCTTACCCTTGTGGGGCAGCAGAGCAACCAGTGTGGCCCGGGTACCTCCGCGTCCATATTTACGTTGGCCGGCCAGGCTTACTATGTGTTTGTGCTGAACTCAGGGGCTGTTACCGATATCGTTATAGACGGTACCAACCTTGGGGTGTCTGACAATGCCATTTCCGGTTTCAGCTATTATCCGAACCCTGCCCAGGGCGTGCTGAACCTGAAGAGCGTTGACAACATCGAGCAGGTCTCGCTTTACAACCTTCTCGGCCAGCGCGTGATGGACAGCCAGGTTGGCGCTGCGGAGGCTAGTCTGGACGTTTCCGGGCTGAGCACCGGCACCTACCTGATGAAGGTCACCGTGAACGGCCAGGTGGGCACCTATAAAGTGCTAAAGCAATAG
- a CDS encoding enoyl-ACP reductase FabI, producing the protein MSYNLLKGKRGIIFGALDENSIAWKTAERVHEEGGKFVLTNAPIALRMGQIKELAEKTNSEVIPADATSIDDLENLVTKATEILGGKLDFVLHSIGMSVNVRKGNHYTSQNYDFTHKGWDISAVSFHKTMQVLYQKDAMNEWGSIIALTYMASQRVFPDYNDMADNKAYLESIARSFGYFFGRDKKVRVNTISQSPTPTTAGQGVKGFDGFISYADKMSPLGNATALDCANYTVAMFSDLTKRVTLQNLYNDGGFSNMGVSDAVMEAFVGKE; encoded by the coding sequence ATGTCTTATAATTTACTTAAAGGAAAACGTGGAATCATCTTTGGGGCGCTGGACGAGAATTCAATTGCTTGGAAAACCGCAGAACGCGTTCACGAAGAAGGGGGAAAATTTGTACTTACCAATGCGCCCATTGCGCTGCGAATGGGACAAATAAAAGAACTTGCCGAAAAAACAAATTCTGAAGTGATTCCAGCGGATGCAACCAGTATCGACGATTTAGAGAATTTGGTAACAAAGGCAACCGAAATTCTAGGGGGCAAGCTGGATTTTGTGCTTCACTCCATTGGAATGTCTGTAAATGTTCGCAAAGGCAATCACTATACCAGCCAGAACTACGATTTTACACATAAAGGCTGGGATATTTCCGCAGTTTCTTTCCATAAAACTATGCAAGTACTTTACCAGAAAGATGCAATGAATGAATGGGGGAGTATTATAGCCCTTACTTATATGGCCTCACAGCGTGTTTTTCCAGATTATAATGATATGGCAGACAACAAAGCGTATTTGGAAAGTATTGCGCGCAGTTTTGGATATTTTTTCGGAAGAGATAAAAAAGTTCGCGTTAATACTATTTCGCAATCACCCACCCCAACTACAGCGGGACAAGGTGTAAAAGGTTTTGATGGCTTTATTAGCTACGCAGATAAAATGTCTCCGCTGGGCAACGCAACGGCTTTGGATTGTGCCAATTACACAGTTGCTATGTTTAGCGATTTGACAAAGCGGGTAACCCTTCAAAACCTATACAATGATGGTGGTTTTTCAAACATGGGGGTTAGTGACGCAGTAATGGAAGCCTTTGTAGGAAAAGAATAA
- the recN gene encoding DNA repair protein RecN: protein MITSLAIKNYALIEDIRVDLSEGLTIITGETGAGKSILLGALALVLGKRADLSSVKDPSKKCIIEGYFSIKNYKLQNIFQENDLDYDPNTIIRREILPTGKSRAFVNDTPVALVQLQALAPYLVDVHSQHETLEIVSETFQMEVIDALAGNAELLKTYKSQFEDFKKTSEALSKLKLQKDTASKELDYNTFLYNELQQANLKKLNQLELEEAYETLNNAEAIQEALANANQLLDEEQIGSLQTAKEARILLGRIKGFSKKFEDFWQRLNSAIIEVEDIAAEINIAAENIEADPEMLFQVNEKLQILYKLQQKHSVSSVSELIEIEEKLEEKVSTTLGLDEQIEKFEKQKLQLRETALKTAEQLHIKRMEAIPTLKKKLEETLFPLGLPNAQFYFKLVSSEEFKNNGTDVLQLLFTANKGLAFGPLKKVASGGEMSRIMLAIKAVLADYKKLPTIVFDEIDTGVSGEIAHKMAGIMHQMSKTMQLLSITHLPQIAAKGDHHIKVYKEDKNEITATHLKLLNEEERVVEIAQMLGGKNLSQAAIANAKELLN from the coding sequence GTGATAACCAGCCTCGCCATAAAAAACTATGCGCTTATTGAAGATATTCGCGTTGATTTAAGCGAAGGCCTCACTATTATTACTGGTGAAACAGGTGCTGGTAAATCAATCCTCTTAGGAGCTTTAGCGCTTGTCTTAGGAAAACGCGCAGATTTAAGTAGTGTAAAGGATCCTTCAAAAAAATGTATAATTGAAGGATATTTTTCAATAAAAAACTACAAGCTGCAAAATATTTTTCAGGAAAACGATCTTGATTATGACCCCAATACCATAATACGTCGCGAAATATTGCCCACCGGAAAATCACGCGCATTTGTGAATGATACGCCCGTTGCTTTGGTACAGTTGCAGGCACTTGCACCTTATTTAGTGGATGTGCACAGTCAGCATGAAACTTTGGAAATCGTTTCCGAAACTTTTCAAATGGAAGTGATTGACGCCTTGGCTGGAAATGCCGAACTTTTAAAGACCTATAAGTCACAATTTGAAGATTTCAAAAAAACTTCTGAAGCACTTTCAAAATTGAAACTTCAAAAAGATACTGCCTCCAAAGAACTTGATTACAATACTTTTCTCTATAATGAATTGCAACAGGCCAACTTAAAAAAGCTAAACCAGCTAGAGTTGGAAGAAGCATACGAAACACTTAATAATGCTGAAGCAATTCAGGAAGCGCTAGCCAATGCAAACCAACTTTTGGATGAAGAGCAAATAGGAAGTTTGCAAACTGCCAAGGAAGCACGGATTTTATTGGGAAGAATAAAAGGTTTTTCAAAAAAATTTGAGGATTTCTGGCAGCGGTTGAATAGTGCAATTATTGAAGTGGAAGACATTGCTGCTGAAATAAACATTGCCGCGGAAAATATAGAAGCCGATCCTGAAATGCTTTTTCAGGTAAACGAGAAACTTCAAATTTTATATAAACTACAGCAGAAACATAGTGTTTCCTCGGTTTCTGAATTAATTGAAATAGAAGAGAAGCTCGAAGAAAAAGTAAGCACTACATTGGGTTTGGACGAGCAGATAGAAAAATTTGAAAAGCAAAAACTTCAGTTGCGCGAAACTGCTTTAAAAACCGCAGAACAACTTCATATAAAAAGAATGGAGGCAATACCCACACTTAAGAAAAAGCTTGAGGAAACGCTTTTTCCATTGGGTCTGCCCAATGCACAATTTTATTTTAAGCTTGTCTCTTCAGAAGAATTTAAAAACAATGGAACCGACGTGTTACAATTATTGTTCACGGCAAACAAAGGTTTAGCGTTTGGACCATTAAAGAAAGTAGCGTCCGGTGGCGAAATGAGCCGCATTATGCTGGCCATTAAAGCAGTTTTGGCAGACTACAAAAAACTGCCCACCATCGTTTTTGATGAGATTGACACAGGTGTTTCAGGTGAAATTGCCCACAAGATGGCAGGTATTATGCACCAAATGAGCAAAACAATGCAGCTATTGAGCATAACGCACTTGCCGCAAATAGCCGCAAAAGGCGACCATCATATAAAAGTGTACAAAGAAGATAAAAACGAAATTACGGCCACCCACTTGAAACTTTTGAATGAAGAAGAGCGCGTTGTTGAAATTGCACAAATGCTTGGCGGAAAAAATCTTTCTCAAGCTGCTATAGCCAATGCAAAGGAATTATTGAATTAA
- the porD gene encoding type IX secretion system protein PorD: MRKILLFLLCAITVFSAQTQELNCTVSIDAEQTGQPNLQIFRTLETQLREFVNNTKWTDKEYKNQERIDCNMTLVVSDYDGDSFTGTLQIQSSRPVFESTYDSPVYNYFDRQVQFNYKEYEPLNFNINTFGSNLVSIIAFHVYTIIGLDADTFSPNGGTPYFEVAKQITNTAASSNFQGWKATDGNQSRFRYNDALLSSVYKEFHDVMYQYHREGLDIMASDQKKAKQEIADAINILKGINDRRPNSFLVRTFFDAKSDEIQAIFSGGPQVDITRLIENLNRLAPTKRSNWSEIKF; this comes from the coding sequence ATGCGTAAAATTTTACTTTTCTTATTATGTGCTATTACTGTGTTTTCTGCACAGACTCAAGAACTTAATTGCACCGTTTCCATAGATGCCGAACAGACCGGCCAGCCCAATCTACAAATTTTCCGAACGCTGGAAACACAATTGCGGGAGTTTGTAAACAATACAAAATGGACCGATAAGGAATACAAAAACCAAGAACGCATAGATTGCAACATGACATTGGTTGTAAGCGATTATGATGGCGACTCCTTTACTGGCACCTTGCAAATACAGTCTTCCCGTCCCGTTTTTGAATCTACTTACGATAGCCCTGTTTATAATTATTTCGATAGGCAGGTACAATTCAATTATAAGGAATATGAGCCATTGAACTTTAATATCAACACATTTGGTTCAAACCTTGTTTCTATTATAGCCTTTCATGTTTATACCATTATCGGGTTGGATGCGGATACCTTTTCACCTAATGGCGGAACGCCTTATTTTGAAGTTGCGAAGCAAATTACAAATACTGCTGCCTCCAGTAACTTTCAAGGCTGGAAAGCCACGGATGGGAACCAGTCCAGATTTCGCTATAATGATGCGCTGTTATCTTCAGTTTACAAAGAATTCCACGATGTGATGTACCAATACCACCGTGAAGGGCTTGATATTATGGCCTCAGACCAGAAAAAGGCGAAGCAGGAGATTGCCGATGCCATTAATATTCTGAAAGGTATCAATGACCGTCGCCCTAACTCTTTCTTGGTCCGAACTTTCTTTGATGCTAAAAGCGACGAAATACAGGCTATTTTTAGCGGTGGGCCACAGGTTGATATCACAAGATTAATTGAAAACCTAAACAGACTTGCACCAACAAAACGAAGCAATTGGTCTGAAATCAAGTTTTAA